A stretch of the Streptosporangium sp. NBC_01755 genome encodes the following:
- a CDS encoding TetR/AcrR family transcriptional regulator has product MREHADTRTRIQDVALTLFVEQGYEATSLREIAEALGVTKAALYYHFKTKDDIVASLAEGRVRAVEELIAWASSQPRTDETRRELIRRYSDDLHRDRHHEIMRFFERNQTSLKNHPTMEKTRHRMLDLLNFLVEPDDPTATRLKNSMALFALHAAWFLLRDETISDEERRAAALEVALDLVRR; this is encoded by the coding sequence ATGAGGGAACACGCCGATACCCGGACGCGCATTCAGGACGTCGCCCTGACTCTTTTCGTCGAGCAGGGCTACGAGGCCACCTCGCTCCGCGAGATAGCCGAGGCCCTCGGCGTGACCAAGGCGGCCCTCTACTACCACTTCAAGACCAAGGACGACATCGTCGCCAGCCTGGCCGAAGGCCGGGTGCGCGCGGTCGAGGAGCTGATCGCCTGGGCCTCGTCCCAGCCGCGCACCGACGAGACGAGACGCGAGCTGATCCGCCGCTACTCCGACGACCTGCACCGGGACCGGCACCACGAGATCATGCGGTTCTTCGAGCGCAACCAGACCTCGCTCAAGAACCATCCGACGATGGAGAAGACCCGCCACCGGATGCTGGACCTGCTCAACTTCCTCGTCGAGCCGGACGACCCCACCGCCACCCGGCTGAAAAACTCGATGGCCCTGTTCGCGCTGCACGCCGCGTGGTTCCTCCTCAGGGACGAGACGATCTCCGACGAGGAGCGCCGGGCCGCCGCCCTGGAGGTCGCGCTCGACCTCGTCCGGCGGTGA
- a CDS encoding GNAT family N-acetyltransferase — protein sequence MKTTIPAAGYLTRRPSAADAHEIHELISLCDTQVIGKADMTLDDVADQLNDSAFDVESDGWLVHDESGRLVAWAWACRKGASDNVDVDVVVHPGAPELTGPLWDTVTERARQIAAELGHDRAVVDIGLYREDSGKRAVAAARGFSAATSFIRLRADHTGPVGSPDLPAGMTLHDGLAEEVRRQGHAVEQAGFADHFGFAPKDYDEWYDELSSSVNTDWSQLVVARLDGEPVAMLLGTNAFLGDENCGYVRRLAVLPAFRGRGLGRFMLRRAFADDARRGRVGTYLHVDANNSTPALDLYLSVGMRQVLAIDVWRRTI from the coding sequence ATGAAGACGACCATCCCCGCCGCCGGGTACCTCACCCGGCGGCCTTCCGCCGCCGACGCCCACGAGATCCACGAGCTGATCTCGCTCTGCGACACCCAGGTGATCGGCAAGGCCGACATGACCCTCGACGATGTCGCCGACCAGCTGAACGACTCCGCCTTCGACGTGGAGTCCGACGGCTGGCTCGTCCACGACGAGAGCGGGCGCCTGGTGGCCTGGGCCTGGGCCTGCCGCAAGGGCGCCAGCGACAACGTCGACGTCGACGTCGTCGTGCACCCCGGCGCGCCGGAGCTGACCGGCCCGCTCTGGGACACCGTGACCGAGCGGGCCAGGCAGATCGCCGCCGAGCTGGGCCACGACCGGGCCGTGGTGGACATCGGCCTCTACCGCGAGGACAGCGGCAAGCGCGCCGTCGCCGCCGCCCGTGGTTTCAGCGCCGCCACCAGCTTCATCCGGCTCCGCGCCGACCACACCGGGCCGGTCGGCAGTCCTGACCTGCCGGCCGGGATGACCCTGCACGACGGGCTCGCCGAGGAGGTGCGCCGCCAGGGCCACGCCGTGGAGCAGGCCGGCTTCGCCGACCACTTCGGGTTCGCCCCGAAGGACTATGACGAGTGGTACGACGAGCTGAGCTCCTCGGTCAACACCGACTGGTCGCAACTGGTGGTAGCCCGCCTCGACGGCGAGCCCGTGGCGATGCTGCTGGGGACCAACGCCTTCCTCGGCGACGAGAACTGCGGCTATGTGCGCCGGCTGGCGGTGCTCCCCGCCTTCAGGGGCCGCGGCCTGGGCCGGTTCATGCTGCGCCGGGCGTTCGCCGACGACGCCCGGCGCGGGCGGGTCGGCACCTACCTGCACGTCGACGCCAACAACAGCACGCCCGCCCTCGACCTCTACCTCTCGGTGGGCATGCGCCAGGTGCTGGCCATCGACGTCTGGCGGCGCACGATCTGA
- a CDS encoding MDR family MFS transporter, whose amino-acid sequence MKETAAVPARRREVMVVLPGLMLAMVLAMLDNMIVGTAMPRIVGELGGLTHLSWVVTAYVLGATVSTPIWGKIGDLYGRKNIFLASIVIFMIGSVLCGMAGSEMLGGPSDGMTQLIAFRAFQGLGAGGLMVNAMAIIGDLVPPRERGQYQGIMAAVMSLAMIAGPLVGGFITDHLDWRWAFYVNLPIGFVALALLAIKLKLPRYRNEHRIDWLGAALLSVGITALVLITTWGGNDYEWNSPQILGLAVLAAVTLALFIPVERRAAEPIMPLNVFRDRNFSLISGVGFLLGFAMFGAINFLPLFQQTVQGATATNSGLLLLPMMGTSMAISLFVGRAITRTGKYKIYPVLGGAVMAIAMWLLSLMDVHTPAWQTGLFIAVLGIGMGFLMQTTMLIAQNSVEQKDLGVASSASTFFRSIGGSFGVSLFGAIFNNHLSTNLESKLGAAGEQLASGGAQFNPAALHELPEGVRIGFLESLADSISGVFWWAILFAVLVPLLAAFIKEIPLRGGPESTEEAEAQVPVLD is encoded by the coding sequence GTGAAGGAGACCGCGGCCGTACCGGCGCGGCGCCGTGAGGTCATGGTAGTGCTACCGGGTCTGATGCTCGCGATGGTGCTGGCCATGCTCGACAACATGATCGTCGGCACCGCCATGCCCCGCATCGTCGGCGAGCTCGGCGGGCTGACGCACCTGTCCTGGGTGGTGACCGCCTACGTGCTCGGTGCCACCGTCTCGACCCCCATCTGGGGCAAGATCGGTGACCTGTACGGCAGGAAGAACATCTTCCTCGCCTCCATCGTCATCTTCATGATCGGCTCCGTGCTCTGCGGCATGGCGGGCTCGGAGATGCTCGGCGGCCCGTCCGACGGGATGACGCAGCTCATCGCGTTCCGCGCGTTCCAGGGCCTCGGCGCGGGCGGCCTGATGGTCAACGCCATGGCCATCATCGGCGACCTCGTCCCGCCCCGCGAGCGCGGCCAGTACCAGGGCATCATGGCCGCCGTGATGTCACTGGCCATGATCGCCGGCCCGCTCGTCGGCGGATTCATCACCGACCACCTCGACTGGCGCTGGGCCTTCTACGTGAACCTGCCCATCGGGTTCGTCGCCCTGGCCCTGCTGGCGATCAAGCTGAAGCTGCCCAGATACCGCAACGAGCACCGCATCGACTGGCTCGGCGCCGCCCTGCTCTCCGTCGGCATCACCGCACTGGTCCTCATCACCACCTGGGGCGGCAACGACTACGAGTGGAACTCGCCGCAGATCCTCGGCCTGGCGGTCCTCGCCGCCGTCACGCTGGCGCTGTTCATCCCGGTGGAGCGCCGCGCCGCCGAGCCCATCATGCCGCTCAACGTCTTCCGCGACCGCAACTTCAGCCTGATCTCGGGCGTGGGCTTCCTGCTCGGCTTCGCCATGTTCGGCGCCATCAACTTCCTGCCGCTGTTCCAGCAGACGGTCCAGGGGGCCACGGCCACCAACTCCGGCCTGCTGCTGCTCCCGATGATGGGCACCTCCATGGCGATCTCACTCTTCGTCGGCCGCGCCATCACCCGGACGGGCAAGTACAAGATCTACCCGGTCCTCGGCGGCGCGGTCATGGCGATCGCCATGTGGCTGCTCTCCCTGATGGACGTCCACACGCCCGCCTGGCAGACCGGCCTGTTCATCGCGGTGCTCGGCATCGGCATGGGCTTCCTGATGCAGACCACCATGCTGATCGCCCAGAACAGCGTCGAGCAGAAGGACCTCGGCGTCGCCAGCAGCGCCTCGACCTTCTTCCGCTCCATCGGCGGCTCGTTCGGCGTCTCGCTGTTCGGCGCGATCTTCAACAACCACCTCAGCACCAACCTGGAGAGCAAGCTGGGCGCCGCGGGCGAGCAGCTCGCCTCCGGCGGCGCCCAGTTCAACCCGGCAGCCCTGCACGAGCTGCCCGAGGGAGTGCGGATCGGCTTCCTGGAGTCGCTGGCCGACTCCATCTCCGGTGTCTTCTGGTGGGCGATCCTTTTCGCCGTCCTGGTCCCGCTGCTGGCGGCCTTCATCAAGGAGATCCCGCTGCGCGGCGGCCCCGAGAGCACCGAGGAGGCCGAGGCTCAGGTCCCGGTGCTCGACTGA
- a CDS encoding DUF4031 domain-containing protein, producing the protein MSVLIDPPNWPGPHGLFWSHLVSDSSTRELHAFAELLGVPPRAFDRDHYDVPETFYERAVALGAEAVSSRELITRLIGSGLRRRKVRPGISSSRIDSRAPGMTPP; encoded by the coding sequence GTGAGCGTGCTCATCGACCCGCCCAACTGGCCGGGTCCGCACGGTCTGTTCTGGTCGCACCTGGTCAGCGACAGCTCGACCAGGGAGCTGCACGCCTTCGCGGAGCTGCTGGGCGTGCCGCCCCGGGCGTTCGACCGCGACCACTACGACGTTCCCGAGACCTTCTACGAGCGGGCCGTCGCGCTGGGCGCCGAGGCCGTCTCCTCACGCGAGCTCATCACCCGGCTCATCGGCTCCGGCCTCCGCCGCCGCAAGGTTCGTCCTGGAATCAGTAGCTCTCGCATAGATTCCCGAGCCCCGGGCATGACGCCCCCCTGA
- a CDS encoding WS/DGAT/MGAT family O-acyltransferase produces the protein MRQLSAVDTQFLNFETSTNVANIGGLAILSGRLSRSDLVSLLARRLHLAAPFRMRLVSVPFGLDHPYWTEDSRIDLDYHVREIALPAPGSDEQLGEQVARLHARCLDRRRPLWEMYLIHGLAGDRTALYTKVHHAAVDGVTGADVLASLLDTSPEPAEVEMAPAAEPEERIDTREMVARGIAKAVVNPANTVRFLINAVPHLDEIPLISQVPGAGLVSRVTRQLANRLSGTAEVPAMPRMTVPRTPFSGRISAHRRFAYAALPLEDVKLVKNALGVTVNDVVMALCAGALRQWLLKHDALPEQPLVAGVPFSLRVPGDRRVGNQVTIMITTLATQVADPLERLLAVRDAMRLIKDRSSLAPVSWIQELSDIMPSALTGLASRAAFNLFADSAGPINVMISNVPGPQLPLYVSGARLLSYHPVSVVTDASGGLNITVFSYDGSLDVGVIACREMVPDVWAVTDYLRDALLELKLLVEEQ, from the coding sequence ATGCGGCAGCTCAGTGCGGTGGACACGCAGTTCCTGAATTTCGAGACCTCGACGAACGTCGCGAACATAGGGGGGCTCGCGATCCTGTCGGGCAGGCTGTCGCGGAGCGACCTGGTCTCGCTGCTGGCCCGGCGGCTCCACCTGGCCGCACCCTTCCGGATGAGGCTCGTCTCGGTCCCCTTCGGCCTGGACCATCCGTACTGGACCGAGGACTCCAGGATCGACCTCGACTACCACGTGCGCGAGATCGCGCTGCCGGCCCCGGGCAGCGACGAGCAGCTGGGTGAGCAGGTGGCCAGGCTGCACGCCCGCTGCCTCGACCGGCGGCGGCCGCTCTGGGAGATGTATCTGATCCACGGTCTGGCCGGAGACCGTACGGCCCTCTACACGAAGGTCCACCACGCCGCGGTCGACGGCGTCACCGGCGCCGACGTGCTGGCCAGCCTGCTGGACACCTCCCCCGAGCCCGCCGAGGTCGAGATGGCGCCCGCGGCCGAGCCCGAGGAGCGGATCGACACGCGGGAGATGGTCGCCAGGGGGATCGCCAAGGCGGTGGTCAACCCGGCCAACACGGTACGGTTCCTGATCAACGCCGTCCCGCACCTGGACGAGATCCCCCTGATCTCCCAGGTGCCCGGGGCCGGGCTGGTCTCGCGGGTCACCCGGCAGCTGGCCAACCGCCTGTCAGGTACCGCGGAGGTGCCCGCCATGCCCAGGATGACCGTCCCGCGTACCCCCTTCAGCGGCCGGATCAGCGCGCACCGCAGGTTCGCCTACGCCGCCCTGCCGCTGGAGGACGTCAAGCTGGTCAAGAACGCCCTCGGCGTCACGGTGAACGACGTGGTGATGGCCCTGTGCGCCGGGGCGCTGCGCCAGTGGCTGCTCAAGCACGACGCGCTGCCCGAGCAGCCTCTCGTCGCGGGGGTGCCGTTCTCGCTCCGCGTCCCCGGTGACCGGCGGGTGGGCAACCAGGTCACCATCATGATCACCACGTTGGCGACGCAGGTCGCCGATCCGCTGGAACGGCTGCTGGCGGTACGGGACGCGATGCGGCTGATCAAGGATCGCTCGTCGCTCGCCCCGGTCAGCTGGATCCAGGAGCTCAGCGACATAATGCCCTCCGCGCTGACCGGCCTGGCCTCCCGTGCTGCCTTCAACCTCTTCGCCGACAGTGCGGGTCCGATCAACGTGATGATCTCCAACGTGCCCGGCCCGCAGCTCCCTCTCTACGTGAGCGGTGCCCGGCTGCTGTCGTACCACCCGGTCTCGGTGGTGACCGACGCCAGTGGCGGCCTCAACATCACGGTCTTCTCCTACGACGGCTCACTTGACGTCGGCGTGATCGCCTGCCGGGAGATGGTTCCCGACGTCTGGGCCGTCACCGACTATCTCCGGGACGCCCTGCTGGAGCTGAAGCTCCTCGTTGAGGAGCAGTGA
- a CDS encoding ATP-binding protein: protein MEATIALRLPRDAASVPVIRQLLDASLRALGVVPQIREDIQLMLSEACSNVIQHATPSDDYTVSTELSGDRCVIKVVDTGDGFDFSGPVSPALTSEHGRGLLIMRALADDIRFVGRKERGSIVCLEKALRFVKGAPGLSLLLNEELQLQQGVPEIVGDGPDVGNHLPAGDHADVK from the coding sequence GTGGAGGCCACGATCGCGTTGCGTCTGCCGCGTGACGCTGCCAGCGTTCCCGTGATCAGGCAACTTCTCGACGCCTCGCTCCGCGCCCTTGGCGTGGTGCCCCAGATTCGCGAGGACATCCAGCTCATGCTCTCGGAGGCGTGTTCCAACGTCATCCAGCACGCCACCCCCAGCGACGACTACACGGTCAGCACCGAGCTGTCCGGGGACCGTTGTGTGATCAAGGTGGTGGACACGGGCGACGGCTTCGACTTCTCAGGCCCCGTCTCTCCCGCCCTCACCTCCGAACACGGCCGGGGCCTGCTGATCATGCGCGCCCTGGCAGACGACATCCGTTTCGTCGGCAGGAAGGAGCGGGGCTCGATCGTCTGCCTGGAGAAGGCCCTGCGCTTCGTCAAGGGTGCCCCGGGCCTGTCACTGCTCCTCAACGAGGAGCTTCAGCTCCAGCAGGGCGTCCCGGAGATAGTCGGTGACGGCCCAGACGTCGGGAACCATCTCCCGGCAGGCGATCACGCCGACGTCAAGTGA
- a CDS encoding AAA family ATPase, with protein MTPQQEAAAVVDAVLADLPRHRGVVVDSPPGAGKSTLVVKAAGHIAETGEPLMIVAQTNEQVDDLVERLAAEHPDLGVGRLSASGYITPGRILALPNVSVAGKLPDLGDPAVVIATADKWAWIGDRTWPWAIVDEAYQMRSDKLLRIASLFERSLFVGDPGQLDPFSIVDGDRWAGLSWDPVQSAVSVLLRHNPDLPVHRLPVSWRLPASAAPVVSEAFYPFTGFRAGTGPADRSLEFTVNGMRTPFDLALEEAAASGWALYELPSRHTVRTDAEAVLATAGLATRLLQRSPVAHSERGGHPVTAGRIAIGAAHRDQVAAIRAAGVPPEITVDTANRLQGREYDVTIVLHPLSGRRDATAFHLESGRLCVLASRHRHACVVVARAGIPELLDAHPSAEPVQLGVPVKFPDGWEANQAVLAHLSKHRVTPDD; from the coding sequence ATGACGCCGCAGCAGGAGGCGGCGGCCGTGGTGGACGCCGTTCTGGCCGATCTGCCCCGCCATCGCGGCGTGGTCGTGGACTCGCCGCCCGGCGCGGGCAAGTCCACCCTGGTGGTCAAGGCCGCGGGGCACATCGCCGAGACAGGCGAGCCGCTGATGATCGTCGCGCAGACCAACGAGCAGGTGGACGACCTGGTGGAACGGCTCGCGGCCGAGCACCCCGATCTGGGGGTCGGCCGGCTGTCGGCGAGCGGCTACATCACGCCCGGCCGCATCCTCGCCCTGCCCAACGTCTCGGTCGCGGGCAAGCTGCCCGACCTGGGGGACCCGGCCGTGGTGATCGCCACCGCCGACAAGTGGGCCTGGATCGGCGACCGCACCTGGCCCTGGGCCATCGTCGACGAGGCCTACCAGATGCGTTCGGACAAGCTGCTGCGCATCGCCTCGCTGTTCGAGCGGTCGTTGTTCGTGGGCGACCCCGGCCAGCTCGACCCGTTCTCGATCGTGGACGGAGACCGCTGGGCGGGCCTGTCGTGGGACCCGGTGCAGAGCGCGGTCTCGGTGCTGCTGCGGCACAACCCCGACCTGCCGGTGCACCGGCTGCCGGTCTCCTGGCGGCTGCCCGCCTCGGCCGCGCCCGTGGTCTCCGAGGCGTTCTATCCCTTCACCGGATTCCGCGCGGGGACGGGCCCCGCCGACCGGTCGCTGGAGTTCACGGTGAACGGCATGCGCACCCCTTTCGACCTGGCGCTGGAGGAGGCGGCCGCGTCAGGCTGGGCCCTGTACGAGCTGCCCAGCCGCCACACGGTGCGCACCGACGCGGAAGCCGTACTGGCGACCGCGGGCCTGGCGACGCGGTTGCTCCAGCGGAGTCCGGTCGCGCACTCCGAGCGCGGCGGCCACCCCGTCACGGCCGGCCGGATCGCCATCGGCGCCGCACACCGCGACCAGGTGGCCGCGATCAGGGCCGCCGGGGTACCGCCGGAGATCACGGTGGATACCGCCAACCGCCTGCAGGGCCGGGAGTACGACGTGACGATCGTGCTCCATCCCCTCTCCGGGCGCCGCGACGCCACCGCGTTCCACCTGGAGTCGGGGCGGCTGTGCGTGCTCGCCTCCCGGCACCGCCACGCCTGCGTCGTGGTGGCCAGGGCGGGCATTCCCGAACTGCTGGACGCCCACCCGTCGGCCGAACCGGTCCAGCTCGGCGTGCCGGTGAAGTTCCCCGACGGCTGGGAGGCCAACCAGGCGGTCCTGGCCCACCTCTCCAAGCACCGGGTGACTCCTGACGACTGA